The proteins below are encoded in one region of Amycolatopsis magusensis:
- a CDS encoding helix-turn-helix transcriptional regulator — protein sequence MLETSARLLKLLSLLQTHRDWPGTDLAERLGVTTRTVRRDVERLRELGYPVHALQGTPGYRLGAGASLPPLLLDDEEAVAVAVGLRTATSSSVAGIEETALRALTKLEQVLPSRLRHRVHTLQSATVRAGTAPGPQVSADALMTIADACRRHECLRFDYTSPRGGASRRTAEPYRLVNFGRHWYLVAFDLDRGDWRTFRVDRLTPRPPAGPRFTPRELPYDDVADYLARQLSARTWPCQATVTLHESAEAVSDRVWPGMGAIEAVDARSCLLHLGAETTDDLVWMITSVQADFALVDGPPDLPAAFRRQAARCLAALGSEPEV from the coding sequence ATGCTGGAGACTTCCGCGCGGCTGCTGAAACTCCTCTCCCTGCTGCAGACCCACCGCGACTGGCCGGGCACCGACCTGGCCGAACGGCTCGGCGTCACCACACGGACCGTCCGGCGCGACGTCGAGCGGCTGCGCGAACTCGGCTACCCGGTCCACGCCCTGCAGGGCACGCCCGGCTACCGGCTGGGCGCGGGTGCCTCCCTGCCACCGCTGCTGCTCGACGACGAGGAAGCCGTCGCCGTGGCCGTCGGGCTGCGGACCGCCACCAGCAGTTCGGTCGCCGGGATCGAGGAGACGGCGTTGCGGGCGCTCACCAAGTTGGAGCAGGTGCTGCCGTCGCGGTTGCGCCACCGGGTGCACACCCTGCAGTCCGCGACCGTGCGAGCCGGGACGGCACCCGGCCCGCAGGTTTCGGCGGACGCGCTGATGACCATCGCCGACGCCTGCCGCCGCCACGAGTGCCTGCGCTTCGACTACACCAGCCCGCGCGGTGGTGCCTCCCGCCGGACCGCGGAGCCGTACCGCCTGGTCAACTTCGGCAGGCACTGGTACCTCGTCGCCTTCGACCTCGACCGCGGTGACTGGCGCACCTTCCGGGTCGACCGGCTCACCCCGCGCCCGCCCGCCGGACCCCGTTTCACGCCCAGGGAACTGCCCTACGACGACGTGGCCGACTACCTGGCGCGCCAGCTGTCCGCGCGCACCTGGCCCTGCCAGGCGACGGTCACCCTGCACGAGTCCGCCGAGGCCGTCTCGGACCGCGTGTGGCCGGGCATGGGCGCGATCGAAGCCGTCGACGCGCGCAGCTGCCTGCTGCACCTCGGCGCCGAGACGACCGACGACCTGGTCTGGATGATCACCTCGGTCCAGGCCGACTTCGCCCTGGTCGACGGCCCGCCGGACCTCCCGGCCGCGTTCCGGCGCCAGGCCGCCCGCTGCCTGGCCGCGCTCGGCTCGGAGCCCGAGGTGTGA
- a CDS encoding epoxide hydrolase family protein: MTPDIQPFSVDIPQSQLDDLAQRLAATRWPDELPGVGWSRGVPVGYLKELAEYWRTGFDWRAQEAALNAHPQFVTTIDGQRLHFLHVRSPEAGATPLVLLHGWPGGVTDFLDVLGPLSDPRSHGGDPADAFHLVIPSLPGFGFSTPLAGPGMNAAKMAGLLVRLLALLGYESYGVQGYDTGAWVGPEIGKQDPSRVLGVHLNGMLTFPIGAEGEFDELPEADQRRWESMQNFNDGYLQCNSKRPQTVTYGLHDSPAGQLAWIVEKFKEYTLPEDGLPEDSVDRDRMLANIALYWFTGTAGSAAQIYYEETSAADWTGDSSSPVQSPVPVGVLMSAHDVTIRRWAERDHHIVHWTTLDHGGHFLSMEAPASLIDDVRLFFRKLR; the protein is encoded by the coding sequence ATGACACCGGACATCCAGCCGTTTTCCGTAGACATCCCGCAGTCCCAGCTCGACGACCTCGCCCAGCGGCTGGCCGCCACCCGGTGGCCGGACGAACTGCCCGGCGTCGGCTGGAGCCGGGGCGTGCCGGTCGGCTACCTCAAGGAGCTCGCCGAGTACTGGCGCACCGGGTTCGACTGGCGGGCGCAGGAAGCCGCGCTCAACGCGCACCCGCAGTTCGTCACCACCATCGACGGGCAGCGGCTGCACTTCCTCCACGTGCGCTCACCGGAAGCCGGCGCCACTCCCCTGGTCCTGCTGCACGGCTGGCCGGGCGGGGTGACCGACTTCCTCGACGTGCTCGGGCCGCTGTCCGACCCGCGCTCCCACGGCGGCGACCCGGCCGACGCCTTCCACCTGGTGATCCCGTCGCTGCCGGGGTTCGGCTTCTCCACGCCGCTGGCGGGGCCGGGCATGAACGCCGCGAAGATGGCGGGCCTGCTGGTGCGGTTGTTGGCGCTTCTGGGGTACGAAAGCTATGGCGTGCAGGGGTACGACACCGGCGCGTGGGTCGGGCCGGAGATCGGGAAGCAGGACCCGTCGCGCGTGCTCGGGGTCCACCTGAACGGGATGCTCACCTTCCCGATCGGCGCCGAAGGTGAGTTCGACGAGTTGCCGGAAGCCGACCAGCGACGCTGGGAGTCGATGCAGAACTTCAACGACGGTTACCTGCAGTGCAATTCGAAGCGCCCTCAGACGGTGACCTACGGCCTGCACGATTCCCCGGCCGGGCAGCTGGCGTGGATCGTGGAGAAGTTCAAGGAGTACACGCTGCCGGAGGACGGTCTGCCGGAGGACAGCGTGGACCGGGACCGGATGCTGGCGAACATCGCGCTGTACTGGTTCACCGGCACCGCGGGCTCGGCGGCGCAGATCTACTACGAGGAAACCTCGGCCGCCGACTGGACCGGCGACTCCTCGTCCCCGGTCCAGTCCCCGGTCCCGGTCGGTGTCCTGATGTCCGCGCACGACGTCACCATCCGCCGCTGGGCGGAACGCGACCACCACATCGTGCACTGGACCACCCTCGACCACGGCGGCCACTTCCTGTCCATGGAAGCCCCGGCCAGCCTGATCGACGACGTCCGCCTGTTCTTCCGCAAACTCCGCTGA
- a CDS encoding type VII secretion target, which translates to MNHVLVDPDRIRAHARTASGVAAEVSTVAAALPGGLDSAALGTFTQFLTTGLQEVLGRTAQTFRHASATVESMSTRLGRAAEHYQGADGDGGSRLRSAEAGR; encoded by the coding sequence ATGAACCACGTGCTGGTCGATCCCGACCGGATCCGGGCCCACGCCAGGACCGCCAGTGGTGTCGCGGCGGAGGTGTCCACCGTCGCGGCCGCGCTGCCGGGCGGCCTGGACAGCGCCGCGCTCGGCACCTTCACCCAGTTCCTCACCACCGGGCTGCAGGAGGTGCTGGGCCGGACCGCGCAGACTTTCCGGCACGCGTCCGCGACGGTGGAGAGCATGAGCACGCGGCTCGGCCGGGCGGCGGAGCACTACCAGGGTGCCGACGGCGACGGCGGGAGCCGCCTGCGCTCGGCGGAGGCGGGCCGGTGA
- a CDS encoding YbaB/EbfC family nucleoid-associated protein has protein sequence MDPARWLADYQSNLERLDATARAVESNLRQVGGSATSPRGEVSVAVGVSGALEDLRLSAAARALEADQLAQLILDTARQAQRVAGAQVVEIMTEYTGEGPALDLIKRNLAAAEPAPAAVPDDDHYFSNPPEISR, from the coding sequence ATGGATCCGGCACGGTGGCTGGCCGACTACCAGAGCAACCTCGAACGCCTCGACGCCACGGCGCGGGCGGTCGAATCGAACCTGCGTCAGGTCGGCGGCAGCGCGACCTCCCCGCGCGGGGAGGTGTCCGTCGCGGTCGGGGTCAGTGGTGCGCTGGAGGACCTGCGGCTGTCCGCGGCCGCCCGCGCACTCGAGGCCGACCAGCTCGCGCAGCTCATCCTGGACACCGCGCGGCAGGCGCAGCGCGTGGCCGGGGCGCAGGTCGTCGAGATCATGACCGAATACACCGGCGAAGGCCCGGCGCTGGACCTGATCAAGCGGAACCTGGCGGCGGCCGAACCCGCCCCGGCCGCCGTGCCCGACGACGACCACTACTTCTCGAACCCACCGGAGATCTCCCGATGA
- a CDS encoding ESX secretion-associated protein EspG — MTLAVEETTESVHFGLVELDLLSAHAGVPLPFPLRVPSFGRLAGEREILLAVAGETLYRRGLAGESGPMGMAAEVVTALREHRGTLDLVLTGERVIGVVALVYRESVLLCRQVLDDDPAGTVGVRRVHDAALAAELLKQVPEVAAPVSMPITLPAGAVTAATRWPGEPGEQELRDLFRDHGGDPAALDSLVGLVVPVHGLGQLGATRRGARAGSELSWLDGPRGRVAVHAATDGWVSVNPLRRTGVRSALEELATIARSPR; from the coding sequence ATGACACTGGCCGTCGAAGAAACCACCGAGTCCGTCCACTTCGGACTCGTCGAACTCGACCTGCTGTCCGCGCACGCCGGGGTGCCGCTGCCGTTCCCGTTGCGGGTGCCCTCGTTCGGGCGGCTCGCCGGGGAGCGCGAGATCCTGCTCGCCGTGGCCGGGGAGACGCTGTACCGGCGTGGCCTGGCCGGGGAGTCCGGGCCGATGGGCATGGCCGCCGAGGTGGTCACCGCGCTGCGGGAGCACCGCGGCACCCTCGACCTGGTGCTCACCGGCGAGCGGGTGATCGGCGTGGTCGCGCTGGTGTACCGGGAGTCGGTGCTGCTGTGCCGCCAGGTGCTGGACGACGACCCGGCGGGCACGGTCGGCGTGCGGCGGGTCCACGACGCCGCGCTGGCCGCCGAACTGCTGAAGCAGGTGCCCGAGGTGGCGGCGCCGGTGTCCATGCCGATCACGCTGCCCGCCGGTGCGGTGACCGCGGCGACGCGGTGGCCCGGCGAGCCGGGCGAACAGGAACTGCGGGACCTCTTCCGCGACCACGGCGGTGACCCGGCCGCGCTGGACAGCCTGGTCGGGCTGGTGGTGCCGGTGCACGGCCTCGGCCAGCTCGGCGCGACCCGGCGCGGGGCGCGGGCCGGGAGCGAACTGTCCTGGTTGGACGGTCCGAGGGGCCGGGTCGCGGTGCACGCCGCCACCGACGGCTGGGTGAGCGTGAACCCGTTGCGGCGGACCGGGGTGCGCTCCGCGCTCGAAGAACTGGCGACGATCGCGCGCAGCCCGCGCTGA